From Lysobacter lycopersici:
GTCATCGGCATCGCGATCGGCGTGGTCGGCGCCTTGATCGTCAGCAAGCTCGGCGACCTGCCGGTGCAACTCAATGCCAAGGTGGTGATGCTGGCCGCGGCGTTCTCGATCTGCACCGGCCTGTTCTTCGGCTACTACCCGGCGCGCAAGGCCAGCCTGCTCGATCCGATCGAGGCGCTGCGGCAACAGTGAACCCGCCGGGACGGGGCGGTATCCTTGCCGCCTCGACCGCCCCGGATTCCGCGATGCCTGCTCCCCGACCGACTGCGCTCGTCCTCCACGGTGGTGCGGGCGTGATCGAACGCGCGGACCTGTCCGCCGACACCGAACGCGGCATCCGCGAGGCGCTTGCGCAGGCGCGCGAAGCCGGCGATGCGGTGCTGCGCGCAGGCGGCAGCGCGCTCGATGCGGTGCAGGCGACGGTCGTCGCGCTGGAGGAATCGCCGCACTTCAACGCCGGCAAGGGTGCGGTGTTCGATGCCGACGGCAGGCACGAACTCGACGCCTCGATCATGGACGGCGCCACCCTGCGCGCCGGCGCGGTCGCGGGTGTCACCGACGTACGCAATCCCGTCGTGCTCGCGCGCCGGGTGATGGAGGATTCGCCGCACGTGATGCTGATTGGCGCGGGCGCGTCGCGTTTCGCCGACACGCAAGCCGACATCGAACGCGTCGCGAACGACTGGTACGACACGCCGCACCGACTGCAGCAACTGCATGAGGAACAGGCGCGCGAACGCGAAGCCGCCGAGGGTGAAGCGAACAACCTGAAAGGCAGATATTTCGGCACCGTCGGCGCGGTC
This genomic window contains:
- a CDS encoding isoaspartyl peptidase/L-asparaginase family protein encodes the protein MPAPRPTALVLHGGAGVIERADLSADTERGIREALAQAREAGDAVLRAGGSALDAVQATVVALEESPHFNAGKGAVFDADGRHELDASIMDGATLRAGAVAGVTDVRNPVVLARRVMEDSPHVMLIGAGASRFADTQADIERVANDWYDTPHRLQQLHEEQAREREAAEGEANNLKGRYFGTVGAVALDVHGNIAAATSTGGMTNKRWGRVGDTPVIGGGTYADARCGVSATGWGEFFLRLAVAHDICARVAYRGDSLKQAVDDVILRALPALGGDGGAIAIDREGNIAMPFNTSGMYRAWVKPDGSRGVAIFGDEG